Proteins encoded in a region of the Vicia villosa cultivar HV-30 ecotype Madison, WI linkage group LG5, Vvil1.0, whole genome shotgun sequence genome:
- the LOC131605047 gene encoding F-box/kelch-repeat protein At3g06240-like — MNKFRTDFLFIPHSYYNDTSLLLQHKYVYESDYATTCVSLNLLSGERYQNRVKLDFPNPFKDQFQILYSGSITGIFFLQSINSSEDIVLWNPTTNEFKVLPYSSIYSVRPYGHFMPIIFGYDPVNDDYKIIRKAHYPREIACYPVWEIYSLRRNLWRKIDIDCPYCFWDNNGLYMDGICHWLYHCFDNGEYYLVSFYLSNEVYIKTFIPLDIIFEDKDKYVVARRLLMLNGSVACFTGYEYHDKTTFHISILGEIGVKESWTKLFVIELGPKLFPTGVGMNGEKFFQNLDHELVYFNLCTQMKVELGCVERMSDSTEVINYKKNLHSFEN; from the coding sequence ATGAACAAGTTCCGcactgattttttatttattcctCACTCTTACTACAACGATACTTCCCTCCTCCTACAACACAAGTATGTGTATGAGTCTGATTATGCTACAACTTGTGTCTCTTTGAATTTACTTTCTGGTGAGAGGTATCAAAATAGAGTCAAATTAGACTTTCCAAATCCATTTAAAGATCAATTTCAAATTTTGTATTCCGGTAGTATCACTGGAATTTTCTTTCTTCAATCCATCAACTCATCCGAAGATATTGTATTGTGGAATCCAACTACTAATGAATTCAAAGTGCTTCCTTACAGCTCTATTTACTCTGTGCGGCCTTATGGCCATTTCATGCCAATTATTTTTGGCTATGATCCTGTTAATGACGACTATAAGATTATTAGGAAAGCACATTATCCAAGAGAAATAGCTTGTTATCCCGTATGGGAGATTTATAGTCTACGACGTAACTTATGGAGGAAAATTGATATTGATTGTCCTTATTGCTTTTGGGACAATAATGGACTCTACATGGATGGAATATGTCACTGGCTTTACCATTGCTTTGATAATGGTGAATATTACTTGGTTTCATTTTATTTGAGCAATGAGGTGTATATTAAAACATTCATACCATTAGACATAATTTTCGAAGACAAAGACAAATATGTGGTGGCTAGAAGGTTGTTGATGCTAAATGGATCTGTTGCTTGTTTTACTGGGTACGAGTACCATGATAAAACTACCTTTCACATATCAATTTTAGGAGAAATCGGGGTGAAAGAATCTTGGACTAAACTTTTTGTTATTGAACTTGGTCCCAAATTGTTTCCTACTGGCGTGGGAATGAATGGCGAAAAATTCTTCCAAAACTTAGATCATGAACTAGTCTACTTTAATTTATGTACACAAATGAAGGTGGAGCTTGGTTGTGTTGAAAGAATGTCAGATTCTACCGAAGtaattaattataagaaaaaCCTTCATTCGTTTGAAAATTAA